Proteins from a genomic interval of Gordonia sp. SL306:
- a CDS encoding VOC family protein, translating to MGPADVPGGIGRASRFSSRTPDDDSDVEDQMIRGMHALFYSTEEQALRDFIKDKLQLPSTDTGGGWLIFDAPEADLGVHPTDGTSPPSGTADISFYCDRIEETVAELKSRGVEFTQDVEDHGYGFVTYFKVPGGFNVQLYEPRYQK from the coding sequence ATGGGTCCGGCCGACGTGCCCGGAGGCATCGGGCGGGCGAGTAGATTCAGCTCACGCACGCCTGACGACGACTCCGATGTGGAGGACCAGATGATCCGCGGTATGCACGCCCTGTTCTATTCGACCGAAGAACAGGCACTTCGTGACTTCATCAAGGACAAACTGCAGTTGCCGTCCACCGATACCGGTGGCGGCTGGCTCATCTTCGATGCCCCGGAGGCGGACCTGGGAGTGCACCCGACCGACGGCACGAGCCCGCCGTCGGGGACTGCAGACATCTCGTTCTACTGCGACCGGATCGAGGAGACGGTCGCGGAACTGAAGAGCCGCGGCGTCGAGTTCACCCAGGACGTCGAGGATCACGGCTACGGGTTCGTGACGTATTTCAAGGTTCCGGGCGGGTTCAACGTCCAGTTGTACGAGCCCCGCTACCAGAAATGA
- a CDS encoding VOC family protein produces the protein MISDKPAPPTLNALSIVTADMSAALAFYRLCGLDIPAGAEQEPHAEATAGSVRILFDTREVVESFTPQWTEPSGGHRMALAFECASPDQVDSQYARLVEAGHVSQREPFDAFWGQRYAVVLDPDGNPVDFYCPLA, from the coding sequence ATGATCTCCGACAAGCCTGCACCTCCGACATTGAACGCCCTGTCGATCGTGACCGCGGACATGTCCGCCGCCCTCGCCTTCTACCGGCTCTGCGGCCTGGACATCCCGGCAGGCGCCGAGCAGGAGCCGCATGCCGAGGCAACGGCCGGTAGCGTTCGCATCCTCTTCGACACCCGTGAGGTGGTCGAATCCTTCACCCCGCAGTGGACTGAGCCATCGGGGGGCCACCGGATGGCACTCGCCTTCGAGTGCGCGTCACCCGATCAGGTCGACTCCCAGTACGCGCGTCTCGTCGAGGCCGGCCACGTGTCTCAGCGTGAGCCGTTCGACGCGTTCTGGGGTCAGCGGTACGCGGTGGTCCTCGATCCCGACGGCAACCCCGTCGATTTCTATTGCCCGCTGGCCTGA
- a CDS encoding DivIVA domain-containing protein → MQTILLYLLIMAVVVAAVFAVVWFVFGRGEDLPPLDRGTTLTRLPRAGITGANVRALTFSQKFRGYSAAEVDWAMEKLARELDELRGVVLDLQGREAADLSATDGDRRDGSSAER, encoded by the coding sequence ATGCAGACGATCCTGCTGTACCTGCTGATCATGGCCGTCGTGGTGGCCGCGGTCTTCGCCGTGGTGTGGTTCGTCTTCGGTCGCGGCGAGGATCTCCCGCCGCTCGACCGGGGTACCACGCTGACCAGGCTCCCGCGGGCAGGCATCACCGGCGCCAATGTCCGTGCGCTCACGTTCTCGCAGAAGTTCCGTGGCTATTCAGCGGCCGAAGTCGACTGGGCCATGGAGAAACTCGCACGTGAACTCGACGAATTGCGTGGTGTCGTCCTCGACCTCCAAGGCCGCGAGGCGGCCGACCTGTCGGCGACCGATGGCGACCGACGGGACGGGTCATCGGCCGAGCGCTGA
- a CDS encoding DUF3117 domain-containing protein, whose protein sequence is MAAMKPRTGDGPLEAAKEGRGIVVRIPIEGGGRLVVELTADEAAALGEELRGVTG, encoded by the coding sequence ATGGCGGCAATGAAGCCACGTACTGGGGACGGCCCCCTCGAAGCGGCCAAGGAAGGACGTGGAATCGTTGTCCGGATTCCGATCGAAGGTGGCGGGCGACTCGTGGTCGAACTGACCGCGGACGAGGCGGCGGCATTGGGCGAGGAATTGCGCGGGGTCACCGGCTGA
- a CDS encoding TIGR00730 family Rossman fold protein, whose product MSSADPSDETGRHRSGDAPSPDDLETCYVGPVRVRREQGEPGKTTDRRLLEWVDPRDADLRAERTMRDSWRVLRIQSEFVAGFDALSEVAEAVTVFGSARLVPGSDDFDLAVRLGRALGEAGYAVITGGGPGAMEAANRGAWDAGAQSIGLNIELPFEQHLNEWVDVGMNFRYFFVRKTMFVKYAQAFVCLPGGFGTLDELFEALTLVQTKKVVRFPIVLIGRDHWSGLVDWMREVLLTKGMISPDDLDLLHLVDEPSEAVDIIGAAAAGRGGR is encoded by the coding sequence ATGTCATCCGCTGATCCCTCCGACGAAACGGGCCGTCACCGGTCCGGTGACGCGCCGTCCCCCGACGATCTCGAGACCTGCTATGTCGGACCGGTGCGTGTCCGACGTGAACAGGGCGAACCGGGCAAGACCACCGATCGTCGGCTCCTGGAATGGGTCGATCCGCGTGATGCGGATCTGCGCGCCGAGCGGACCATGCGGGATTCGTGGCGGGTGCTGCGCATCCAGTCGGAGTTCGTCGCGGGCTTCGATGCGCTGAGTGAGGTCGCCGAGGCCGTCACCGTGTTCGGATCCGCGCGCCTGGTCCCCGGCTCCGACGACTTCGATCTCGCGGTGCGGCTCGGCCGGGCGCTGGGGGAGGCAGGGTATGCGGTGATCACCGGCGGCGGCCCGGGGGCGATGGAGGCCGCCAATCGGGGTGCCTGGGACGCCGGGGCCCAATCCATCGGCCTCAACATCGAATTGCCGTTCGAGCAACACCTCAACGAGTGGGTCGACGTCGGTATGAACTTCCGCTACTTCTTCGTGCGCAAGACGATGTTCGTCAAGTACGCGCAGGCCTTCGTCTGCCTGCCGGGCGGATTCGGGACCCTCGACGAGCTCTTCGAGGCACTGACGCTCGTGCAGACGAAGAAGGTCGTCCGATTCCCGATCGTGCTGATCGGCCGTGATCACTGGTCCGGCCTGGTGGACTGGATGCGTGAGGTGCTGTTGACCAAGGGGATGATCTCGCCAGACGATCTCGACCTGCTGCATCTCGTCGACGAGCCGTCCGAGGCGGTCGACATCATCGGGGCGGCCGCGGCCGGACGTGGTGGTCGATGA
- a CDS encoding glucosyl-3-phosphoglycerate synthase, with amino-acid sequence MTEQGRRTQTRRKATVTNSRNKANIWPTPADTLGTKQRWAATNTWEQPEWTLDELVAAKDGRTVSVVLPALNEEETVADVIASIRPLCGTLVDELIVLDSGSTDATEERARAAGATVIGREQAVPELEPVKGKGEVLWRSIAVATGDIIAFVDSDLIDPDPMFVPKMLGPLLIDPRIQLVKGYYRRPLRTGGQHDANGGGRVTELVARPLLASQRPDLTGILQPLGGEYAGTRELLSSVPFAPGYGVEIGLLIDTFDRYGLEGIGQVNLGVRTHRNRPLIELGVMSRQIVGTLMRRCGIEDSGIGLTQFTAEPDGSFTPHTTEVYLEDRPPMNTIRPVETDTAEMAS; translated from the coding sequence ATGACCGAACAGGGACGACGTACCCAGACGCGTCGCAAGGCGACCGTCACCAACAGCCGCAACAAGGCCAACATCTGGCCCACACCTGCCGACACCCTCGGGACCAAGCAGCGGTGGGCGGCGACCAACACGTGGGAACAGCCGGAATGGACGCTCGACGAGCTCGTCGCGGCCAAGGACGGCCGCACCGTCTCGGTCGTGCTGCCAGCGCTCAACGAGGAGGAGACGGTCGCCGATGTGATCGCGTCGATCCGGCCGCTGTGCGGCACGCTGGTCGACGAGCTGATCGTGCTCGACTCCGGGTCGACCGACGCCACCGAGGAGCGGGCGCGGGCGGCCGGTGCCACCGTGATCGGACGTGAACAGGCCGTGCCGGAACTCGAACCGGTGAAGGGCAAGGGTGAGGTGCTGTGGCGGTCGATCGCGGTCGCCACGGGCGACATCATCGCGTTCGTCGACTCCGACCTGATCGATCCGGATCCGATGTTCGTACCCAAGATGCTCGGGCCGCTCCTGATCGATCCCCGTATCCAGCTCGTGAAGGGCTACTACCGTCGCCCGCTGCGCACCGGTGGTCAGCACGATGCCAACGGTGGTGGACGGGTCACCGAGCTCGTCGCACGTCCCCTGTTGGCGTCGCAGCGACCGGATCTGACCGGCATCCTGCAGCCCCTGGGCGGCGAGTACGCCGGAACGCGCGAACTGCTCTCGTCGGTGCCGTTCGCGCCGGGCTATGGCGTCGAGATCGGTCTGCTGATCGACACCTTCGACCGGTACGGACTCGAGGGCATCGGGCAGGTCAATCTCGGGGTGCGGACGCACCGGAACCGGCCGCTGATCGAACTGGGCGTGATGAGCAGGCAGATCGTCGGCACCTTGATGCGGCGGTGCGGCATCGAGGACTCCGGGATCGGGCTCACGCAGTTCACCGCCGAGCCGGACGGATCGTTCACCCCGCACACCACCGAGGTCTACCTGGAGGATCGGCCGCCGATGAACACCATCCGGCCAGTCGAGACCGACACCGCGGAGATGGCCTCCTGA
- a CDS encoding TIGR00730 family Rossman fold protein — protein sequence MSAICVYCASGPVEQRFLDLAADLGAALAAAGHTVVSGGGNISMMGALAESARAAGGTTVGIIPRALMEREVADLGADELVVTETMRERKRLMDDRADGFITLPGGIGTLEELFETWTAGYLGMHDKPVVLLDPFEFYAPLLGWLRDLRGQGFVSRNALDRLLVAESVPMAIRFATAR from the coding sequence ATGAGCGCGATCTGCGTCTACTGCGCATCAGGTCCGGTCGAGCAGCGGTTTCTCGATCTCGCAGCCGATCTCGGCGCCGCCCTGGCCGCGGCCGGTCACACGGTGGTGTCCGGCGGCGGCAACATCTCCATGATGGGCGCACTCGCCGAGTCCGCGAGAGCGGCGGGCGGGACAACGGTCGGGATCATCCCGCGCGCGCTGATGGAACGTGAAGTCGCCGATCTCGGCGCCGATGAACTCGTGGTGACCGAGACGATGCGCGAGCGCAAGCGCCTGATGGACGATCGCGCGGACGGCTTCATCACCCTACCGGGCGGCATCGGCACCCTTGAGGAGTTGTTCGAGACGTGGACTGCCGGGTATCTCGGCATGCACGACAAACCGGTGGTGCTCCTCGACCCGTTCGAGTTCTACGCGCCGCTGCTGGGGTGGCTACGCGACCTTCGCGGGCAGGGATTCGTCTCCCGCAACGCCCTCGACCGGCTACTCGTCGCCGAATCGGTGCCGATGGCCATCCGGTTTGCTACTGCTCGGTAA
- a CDS encoding helix-turn-helix transcriptional regulator has translation MTASMTAGRRAGPPAGTVWRARHPAGESTILPDGCMDLIWTGRRVLVAGPDTGPYRYRADSAESMVGLRLPPGVAPGVLGHPAERLRDRRVDLADLWSDTEADRWCSLLSEADDPAAVLDDIARTRMWDAPAWLAPAAADLAAGVRVGECAERFGMTVRTFHRHSSRFYGYGPKTLQRILRMRAALGDLAAGRDLTASAYRHGYADEPHMHREFVELTGRGPSTFLRTTDVRA, from the coding sequence GTGACCGCCTCGATGACCGCAGGCAGGCGGGCGGGCCCGCCCGCCGGGACGGTGTGGCGTGCGCGGCACCCGGCCGGGGAGTCGACGATCCTGCCAGACGGCTGCATGGACCTCATCTGGACCGGACGGCGAGTGTTGGTGGCCGGACCGGACACCGGTCCGTACCGGTACCGCGCCGACAGTGCGGAGTCGATGGTGGGTCTGCGCCTCCCACCGGGTGTGGCACCCGGCGTCCTGGGCCATCCGGCCGAGCGACTGCGTGACCGACGTGTCGATCTCGCCGACCTCTGGTCGGATACCGAGGCGGACCGCTGGTGCTCGCTGCTGTCCGAGGCCGACGATCCCGCGGCGGTTCTCGACGACATCGCGCGCACCAGGATGTGGGATGCCCCGGCCTGGCTCGCCCCGGCTGCCGCCGATCTCGCCGCCGGCGTGCGGGTCGGTGAGTGCGCGGAACGATTCGGGATGACCGTCCGTACGTTTCACCGGCACTCGTCGAGGTTCTACGGATACGGACCCAAGACGTTGCAGCGCATCCTCCGGATGCGCGCCGCACTCGGCGACCTGGCCGCCGGGCGTGATCTGACGGCGTCGGCGTACCGCCACGGGTACGCCGACGAGCCGCACATGCATCGGGAGTTCGTCGAACTGACCGGACGGGGTCCGTCGACGTTTCTGCGCACCACCGACGTGCGTGCGTGA
- a CDS encoding zinc-ribbon domain-containing protein, with protein sequence MIIFGGRQTSALLAVLYFHCAFCRAHAAQRLFRTRTWFTLFFLPIFPMGHGAYSIHCAYCGNACGVSRENADRFVADAHAQPQMAGPAPSAQMPR encoded by the coding sequence ATGATCATCTTCGGCGGACGACAGACCTCGGCCCTGCTCGCGGTGCTGTATTTCCACTGCGCGTTCTGCCGGGCACATGCCGCACAACGCCTGTTCCGCACCAGGACATGGTTCACCCTGTTCTTCCTGCCGATCTTCCCGATGGGCCACGGCGCCTACTCCATCCACTGCGCATACTGCGGCAACGCCTGCGGGGTCTCCCGGGAGAACGCAGACCGCTTCGTCGCCGACGCCCACGCACAGCCCCAGATGGCCGGTCCCGCGCCGTCGGCGCAGATGCCACGCTGA
- the folP gene encoding dihydropteroate synthase, with the protein MLPTLCGKPVATDRALVMAIVNRTPDSFYDMGASFADSAAQARIDQVVAEGADIVDIGGVKAGPGVEVDAATETDRVVPMIAWVRDRHPDILISVDTWRSEVAERACAAGADLINDTWAGADPDLVKVAAARGAGIVCSHTGGATVRTRPHRVAYADVVADVIADVTAGARRAVEAGVARDSIVIDPTHDFGKNTHHGLALLRQVNDLVNTGWPVLMALSNKDFVGETLGVDLDERLEGTLAATALSAAAGARIFRVHEVAATRRVVDMVAAIAGSRPPARTVRGLA; encoded by the coding sequence ATGCTCCCGACGTTGTGCGGAAAACCCGTCGCGACCGACCGCGCTCTCGTGATGGCCATCGTCAACCGGACGCCGGACTCGTTCTACGACATGGGTGCGAGCTTCGCGGACTCTGCCGCTCAGGCCCGCATCGATCAGGTGGTGGCCGAAGGTGCGGACATCGTCGACATCGGCGGGGTGAAGGCCGGACCGGGTGTCGAGGTGGACGCTGCCACCGAGACCGATCGCGTGGTCCCGATGATCGCCTGGGTCCGGGATCGCCACCCCGATATCCTCATCAGCGTCGACACCTGGCGCAGTGAGGTCGCCGAGCGTGCATGCGCGGCAGGCGCCGATCTGATCAACGACACCTGGGCCGGAGCCGACCCGGATCTTGTCAAGGTTGCCGCCGCTCGGGGTGCCGGGATCGTCTGCTCGCACACCGGCGGGGCGACTGTTCGGACCCGTCCGCACCGGGTGGCCTATGCGGATGTGGTCGCCGATGTGATCGCCGACGTCACGGCGGGGGCGCGACGGGCCGTCGAAGCGGGGGTTGCCCGTGACTCGATCGTGATCGACCCGACACATGATTTTGGCAAGAACACCCACCACGGGCTCGCCTTGTTACGCCAGGTAAACGATCTTGTTAATACCGGCTGGCCAGTGCTTATGGCACTGAGCAACAAGGATTTCGTGGGGGAGACTCTGGGTGTGGATCTCGATGAACGGTTGGAGGGAACTCTGGCCGCGACAGCCCTGAGTGCCGCCGCAGGCGCCCGGATCTTTCGTGTGCATGAGGTCGCCGCCACCCGTCGCGTGGTCGACATGGTCGCTGCCATCGCGGGGTCACGACCGCCCGCCCGAACAGTCAGGGGACTCGCATGA
- the dapD gene encoding 2,3,4,5-tetrahydropyridine-2,6-dicarboxylate N-succinyltransferase: protein MTTNGAYATGIATVTNGGSADPGVVLDVWFPEPELDSPATSDTVVLDGDDVPSSLRDLVGTDNSRGVKTIAVRTSITDLSSAPVDAYDVYLRLHLLSHRLVTPHGTNLEGIFGLLSNVVWTNFGPCPIEGFESTRSRLRSRGHVTVYSVDKFPRMVDYVLPGGVRIGDADRVRLGAHLAPGTTVMHEGFVNYNAGTLGSSMVEGRISAGVVVGDGSDIGGGASTMGTLSGGGKEIIALGKRCLLGANSGCGIPLGDDCVVEAGLYVTAGTKVTGPDGSSVKARELAGQSNLLFRRNSLTGAVEVVPWKGDGIALNEALHKN, encoded by the coding sequence GTGACGACGAATGGCGCTTACGCAACCGGCATTGCCACCGTGACCAACGGCGGATCCGCTGACCCGGGAGTGGTCCTCGACGTGTGGTTCCCCGAACCGGAACTCGACAGCCCGGCGACGTCGGACACCGTCGTCCTCGACGGCGACGACGTCCCGTCTTCGCTTCGCGATCTGGTCGGCACCGACAACTCCCGCGGCGTCAAGACCATCGCCGTGCGCACCTCGATCACCGACCTCTCGTCGGCACCGGTCGACGCGTATGACGTGTACCTGCGGCTACATCTGCTCTCCCACCGGCTGGTGACGCCGCACGGCACGAACCTCGAGGGTATCTTCGGTCTCCTGAGCAACGTCGTGTGGACCAATTTCGGGCCCTGCCCCATCGAAGGTTTCGAGTCCACGCGCTCTCGCTTGCGCTCGCGCGGCCACGTCACCGTCTACAGCGTCGACAAGTTCCCGCGGATGGTCGACTACGTGCTGCCCGGCGGCGTGCGCATCGGTGACGCCGATCGTGTCCGCCTGGGTGCCCACCTCGCACCCGGCACCACCGTGATGCACGAGGGCTTCGTGAACTACAACGCCGGCACGCTCGGCTCCTCGATGGTCGAGGGCCGGATCTCGGCGGGCGTGGTCGTCGGCGACGGCTCCGACATCGGCGGCGGCGCCTCCACCATGGGCACACTGTCCGGTGGCGGCAAGGAGATCATCGCGCTCGGCAAACGGTGCCTCCTCGGCGCGAACTCCGGTTGCGGCATCCCGCTCGGCGACGACTGCGTCGTCGAGGCCGGTCTCTACGTCACCGCGGGAACCAAGGTCACCGGACCGGACGGTTCATCGGTCAAGGCACGCGAACTCGCCGGGCAGTCGAATCTGCTGTTCCGCCGCAACAGTCTCACCGGCGCGGTCGAGGTGGTGCCGTGGAAGGGCGACGGAATCGCCCTCAACGAGGCCCTGCACAAGAACTGA
- the dapE gene encoding succinyl-diaminopimelate desuccinylase, giving the protein MTTPDLDLHADPVDLTAALVDIESESRNETVVADAVESALRAQTSGFEIIRHGNRVLARTDRGLRSRVILAGHLDTVPVAGNLPHRRTDDETEGDVLHGCGTVDMKSGDAVFLHLAATTTEPAHDLTLIFYDCEEIAAKYNGLGVIERELPEWLRGDVAILGEPTAGLIEAGCQGTMRARFSARGVRAHSARSWMGDNAIHKLGGVLTTLAAYRPRTVDIDGCEYREGLSAVGIGGGVAGNVVPDDAYVDVNFRFAPDRSAEQATEHVRQVFAAELADGELGFEVTDSAAGALPGLSNPAAAALVAAADGRFRAKYGWTDVSRFSALGVPAVNLGPGDPNLAHRVDERVPVGQIGQVADLLRAFLSG; this is encoded by the coding sequence GTGACCACGCCCGACCTCGACCTGCATGCCGACCCCGTCGATCTCACCGCCGCCCTCGTCGACATCGAGAGCGAATCCCGCAACGAGACGGTCGTGGCCGACGCCGTCGAATCCGCCCTCCGCGCCCAGACAAGCGGTTTCGAGATCATCCGGCACGGCAATCGAGTCCTCGCGCGGACCGATCGCGGACTGCGGAGTCGCGTGATCTTGGCCGGTCACCTCGACACGGTGCCGGTGGCGGGCAATCTCCCACACCGTCGCACGGACGACGAGACCGAGGGTGACGTGTTGCACGGATGCGGCACGGTCGACATGAAATCCGGAGACGCGGTCTTCCTGCATCTCGCGGCGACGACGACCGAGCCTGCACACGACCTCACCCTGATCTTCTACGACTGCGAGGAGATCGCGGCGAAGTACAACGGGCTCGGTGTGATCGAGCGCGAACTGCCCGAATGGCTCCGCGGTGATGTCGCGATCCTCGGCGAGCCGACCGCCGGACTGATCGAGGCGGGCTGCCAGGGCACCATGCGGGCGCGGTTCTCGGCGCGCGGTGTGCGCGCGCATTCGGCCCGATCGTGGATGGGCGACAACGCGATTCACAAACTCGGCGGAGTGCTCACCACCCTGGCCGCCTACCGTCCGAGAACCGTCGACATCGACGGCTGCGAGTATCGGGAGGGCCTGTCCGCCGTCGGGATCGGCGGTGGCGTTGCCGGCAACGTCGTGCCGGACGACGCGTACGTCGACGTCAACTTCCGTTTCGCACCCGACCGCAGTGCCGAGCAGGCCACCGAGCACGTCCGGCAGGTGTTCGCGGCCGAACTCGCCGACGGCGAACTGGGTTTCGAGGTCACGGATTCGGCGGCCGGGGCGTTGCCGGGGCTGTCGAATCCCGCGGCCGCAGCGTTGGTGGCGGCTGCCGACGGCAGGTTCCGGGCAAAGTACGGGTGGACCGACGTCTCCCGGTTCTCGGCGCTCGGCGTGCCCGCGGTGAATCTCGGGCCGGGCGACCCGAATCTGGCTCATCGGGTCGACGAGCGGGTGCCGGTGGGTCAGATCGGTCAGGTCGCCGATCTCCTGCGTGCGTTCCTGTCCGGGTAG
- a CDS encoding long-chain-acyl-CoA synthetase, which yields MSSSDTHTAVGFTDLIRGVVKMAPQAPGMLKHVPGLIRRPPEAKRTIGSIFQNHAQAHPDRPFIRFQGRSMTYGEVNRRVNRYAAVLAESGVGKGDVVAILAKNSPTDLMLMLATVKLGAVAGMLNYNQRGKVMAHSVALLDAKVLVHDPDCAEAFESIPAEGRPPRVFDFADFDAAAEGRSEDNPAVTATLPASTKAFYIFTSGTTGMPKASVMSHNRWLANLSGIGGLAVRLKHSDTMYVPLPLYHNNALSVSLGSVLASGACIAIGKSFSASKFWDDVILNRATAFCYIGELCRYLLAQPEKPTDRQHAVRVIIGNGMRPEIWDEFAERFGIDRIVEFYGASELNLAFVNAFSVKRTAGFCPLPYKIVEYDDHGEPKRDAHGHLTEVGKGGTGLLVAEISERVPLDGYTDPEATEKKVIRDAFKAGDSYFNSGDLVRDQGFAHIAFVDRLGDTFRWKGENVATTEVEAALDSFSSIAQSVVYGVEIEKTDGRAGMGAIKVRDGSDLDPGKLAAHLYDHLPAYAVPLFIRVVDDFEQTSTFKNRKVELREEGFTKVGDDDLYVLAGRDKGYVDFYDDYPSDVAAAKVPKG from the coding sequence ATGTCGAGCAGTGATACGCACACCGCAGTCGGTTTCACCGACCTGATCCGCGGCGTCGTGAAGATGGCACCGCAGGCCCCCGGCATGCTCAAGCACGTGCCGGGACTCATCCGTCGGCCGCCGGAGGCCAAGCGCACCATCGGCTCGATATTCCAGAATCACGCGCAGGCCCACCCGGACCGTCCCTTCATCCGCTTCCAGGGCCGGTCGATGACCTACGGCGAGGTGAACCGGCGGGTCAACCGGTACGCGGCCGTGCTCGCCGAGAGTGGGGTGGGCAAGGGTGACGTCGTGGCCATCCTCGCCAAGAACTCGCCGACCGACTTGATGCTCATGCTCGCGACGGTGAAACTCGGCGCGGTCGCGGGGATGCTGAACTACAACCAGCGCGGAAAGGTCATGGCGCACAGCGTCGCCCTGCTCGATGCGAAGGTGCTGGTGCACGACCCCGACTGTGCCGAGGCGTTCGAGTCGATCCCGGCCGAGGGGCGACCGCCGCGCGTCTTCGATTTCGCCGACTTCGACGCCGCGGCAGAGGGCCGGTCGGAGGACAACCCGGCGGTGACCGCGACCCTGCCCGCGTCGACCAAGGCCTTCTACATCTTCACGTCGGGCACCACCGGGATGCCCAAGGCTAGCGTGATGAGCCACAACAGATGGCTGGCGAACCTGTCCGGCATCGGCGGTCTCGCGGTTCGCCTGAAGCACAGCGACACCATGTACGTGCCGCTGCCGCTCTACCACAACAACGCCCTGTCGGTGTCCCTCGGATCGGTGCTGGCCTCGGGTGCGTGCATCGCGATCGGGAAGTCGTTCTCGGCATCGAAATTCTGGGATGACGTGATCCTCAACCGGGCCACGGCCTTCTGCTACATCGGCGAGCTGTGCCGCTACCTCCTGGCGCAGCCCGAGAAGCCCACCGACCGTCAGCACGCGGTCAGGGTGATCATCGGCAACGGTATGCGGCCCGAGATCTGGGACGAGTTCGCCGAGCGATTCGGGATCGATCGGATCGTCGAGTTCTATGGCGCCAGCGAGCTCAATCTCGCCTTCGTGAACGCCTTCAGCGTCAAGCGCACCGCAGGTTTCTGTCCGCTGCCGTACAAGATCGTCGAGTACGACGACCACGGCGAACCCAAGCGCGACGCGCACGGTCACCTCACCGAAGTCGGCAAGGGCGGCACCGGTCTGCTGGTGGCCGAGATCAGCGAACGCGTGCCCCTCGACGGATACACCGACCCTGAGGCCACCGAGAAGAAGGTGATCCGCGACGCGTTCAAGGCGGGCGACTCCTACTTCAATTCGGGGGATCTCGTGCGCGATCAGGGCTTCGCCCACATCGCGTTCGTCGACCGTCTCGGTGACACGTTCCGATGGAAGGGCGAGAACGTCGCGACCACCGAGGTCGAGGCGGCGCTCGACTCCTTCTCGTCGATCGCCCAGTCGGTGGTCTACGGCGTCGAGATCGAGAAGACCGACGGCCGTGCCGGCATGGGTGCGATCAAGGTCCGCGACGGCTCCGACCTCGACCCCGGCAAACTCGCGGCCCACCTCTACGATCATCTGCCTGCATACGCGGTGCCGCTCTTCATCCGGGTCGTCGACGACTTCGAGCAGACCTCCACTTTCAAGAACCGCAAGGTGGAACTGCGCGAAGAGGGCTTCACGAAGGTCGGCGACGACGACCTCTACGTGCTCGCAGGCCGGGACAAGGGATACGTTGACTTCTACGACGATTACCCGTCCGATGTCGCAGCGGCAAAGGTGCCCAAGGGCTGA